The nucleotide sequence CTGTCCCCCTGAGGAGGCCGCTTGCTGTGCTGCTTTCTGCTTCAGCATGGTCCAGTCAAATGTGTAGTCATACTGGTGGTTCAGAGTCCTGGAGAAGATCAAGCAGGAGTGAGTACACCCatagaaattgaataattaaGAGACTtcacaattacagaaataaagAAGTAAAAGCAGAGGTAATTTTTTGACTATGTTTTGCCATTATTTATATCAAACTATATTCTTTAAAATTGCATGGCACTATTGGACACCTTGACaatgacaatgataataacaCAAGATGAATTTGTATCTTGACAAACACGATTTCAGTCTTGGGCAGTAAAATAAGGGAAACCATTGAGACACTGATTAAACTTTCACCTTGTTTTAGAATGCTGTTTTAAGCATGAGGTACTAGAAGTCACAAGCTGCACAGTGCAATGCATAGGCCCCTAAAGAACTTGTGTGTTTGCCCATATACATAGTGAATACAGCTTGAAATGTGCTGTTATTTACTGTTAATAATAGCTCTCTTGCATTGCAATTTATAAATgcatcacattttaaaaatgaatgtccACATATTAGATAAGACAAATTATAGTtagtcattttatattattaaaaaaacacttgtaaGGAGTAAAACAAGTTGTTTTACAAAAGACTCTTTTCACATTTCAGGTTTCTCACTAGCGCAAGGTGTCATAAGGAGGTAAACTAAGAGAGCAGTGCatgggagaatacaacaaataacgcttttttttttcaatcttatttgctcaaataattttaaaaaaatccacGATGAACTTATAAATATcatcagaaaaaggaaaaaagaaattgTGTGAGACTGCTGACGACAGCCAGAGGAgggaataacatcaaatttactgtccaGTCCTATAGACGCCACATTACAAATGCCTTAAAAAAGCagtaattcattatttgttatttgaagCAAGGAATATATcctacacacataaatacatttgAACGTTAATGcgtttaaaatgaaaaaataaaaaatatttgaaactttcaaggatttaaggtGCTGATAAtagttaaacgcgtcataacatgcttgtgaaaagggtccataattGTCTTTAAGTTCTTAGTGCAAAGAATATGATGTACGAAATAGCAATTCATGTCGATACATGCAACTTGTTTTTAACTTTAAGCAGAATGTTTTTTTCAAGACGTTTAATTTTTTTAGAACTATAATAAAAAGCACTTCAATATTAAATAGAAATACAAACCAAATAAAACCTGCGATATCATCCAGCCCTACTTATGGATTTCCTTTCCTGTCAAACTGACCTTAGCCTTTACTGATAAAGATGTGGAAACTTTTATCTTGAGTGTGTTATGTCTGTTTTTGGCCCAGCTGGGGGTGTTGAAATAAGAGAAAACTAAAGAGCACCTGAAAAGAATGCGGAAAAGCTGACGCAGGTACATGTAGTCAGGCGCCTCTTCAAACCGCAACCCACGACAGTAGTTCAGGTACATGGCAAACTCTGCTGGGAAACCCTGAAGAAAGAGCCAAACCCATGTTACAAAAGCGCAATTTACAAAACTGCCAGAGTTAACACGCTGTCAGACATCATGAAGTATCATGAAGGCCTAAAACAGGATAGATATGAGCGCAAGGAACAGATTGCgtttaaataaaagaatgaacCTAAATGTTAATCTTCATAATTTTCACTgtcacataaaataataaaagttattataCACCAGAACtacacaaatatctaaaaactacCTAAATGATTACCAAGCATCATGGTAAAGTTGGCCTTGTTACCAGAGCTAAATGTTTTTGAGAACTCGTTTACATACTAATGAAACTTCATCACAACGTTCTAATAGAAGATTGAGCAGACATTTTTAGCATGTATGAAAAGCCTTGCTGTGAGGATAAAGAATATCACATACCTTACACAACACCTCAACAGGGGTCGACATCTTTTTCTCACTAATCTTCTCATATTTCTGTTTCTTTGTGGCAGCCTGGGGGCAAAAAATGAAATTGTTGCACTCTGTGATCTGGTACTGACTGTTCATCAGTGTGCAATCCCACAGTGCTGGGGGACATAAATAACCCAGCTGAAAGAAGATTTACAGCACTTTTTCAGGGAACACCTGTTGGCCTGTTTCATGCTGCCTAGCAATTTTTAGTCCATTCATTTTTGGAGATTTCACAAAACcgtagaaagaaaaaaagaaatttaattaataaaaaaaataataatttaaatgtatgacCTACATTTAAACCATTTCAATTAGAAAAtaccttttaaaaagaaaaaaagaggggaaaaaataGACGTCTTAAGTCTTGCTGTGTGTTCCTATTTAAAATGATGTagctatattaataataatgcttgATCAGCTCTGTGCTTACCTTCAGTCCCTGCCAAGGCAGGCTGGTTCTGTTGAAGTACATCAGGACATATCCTAGCGACTCCATGTCATCTCGACGACTGTTAAAGTTAGattaaaaaaatcagatttaGAGGGTTTTTAAGTACAACTGTGaccaacaaatgtaaaaaaaaacttaacccttatgctgcgttcacaccagacgcggaacgcgcatcaagcacgagtgatttacatgttaagtcaatgcaaacgcgtgaatagacatcctgcggctcGATACgcacgaattgagcgttttgcccgtttgacgcgcttaatgcGCGTTTCGCGTGAATCCCTcgcgttcgaaaatctgaacttcagcatacattcgcgccgcgttacccaatcaggagcttgctcttgtgggggcgtgattgtgacgtatcgcctgttgtcggtgtcccaggggaaatcccccagcagacaccgacaagaagttcatcaaactgagctgggctcagtcagaagcaccgctgaaaacctccatcagccaggttcagtttctggaggagtctatgagcttaaagagctggatgcacctctgaatggATGAAGTGGACTCAAACACGGCTCTAAACGTATTGACGCCGTTTATCattcttcataaagcacataaacactgttattttcttcataaaatcaatgttagccctttagctatgaagctagagtcacaggGCAGATAGAAgatgcgaatccgcgtctgttctgaagtgaatttgacgcgcgaatgaagcggggtttgacgtgtgaatgaagcgagtaaacttaaatgttcatgaggctatttacgcgcgaatagcgcgatttatccgtgcgttccgcgtctggtgtgaacacagcattatacCAAGGATGTaaaatttgtatgtttataataCAGGCGGGAGAAGTATGAGCAATTTGATCCTCAAATTAACTTGGTAATCAAAGACATGCTACTTTTCAGTAAAGGTCAAGAAATAACATTTCAGATCTCAAGCATGTCACAACCACAAATTAATGGTGCTGTTTGTTATTGCAGAAGACCTCAGAGTTAAGTACTAGGAGCAACTTTCAAGTAACTAATAATTTTATCTTTAGAATTTTACAGATGTATACAGCAAGCATGCGTAAAACTGatacgttttttgtttttttcatctgCAAACTACAAAAGGTTTTCACTAGCATATTTGGTAACAAAGCTGTTTTCAACGTTGATAGGACTAAGAAATATGAATATCAAATCAGCATTTCAACATTTCCCAAAAGATTGTACATGGCATTGAAGACTACAGCAATTGCTGAAGAAATAAATTagattatatataaaagaaaccACTATCTTAAgtaaattttacaatattttgattGTTAAAAGAAAGCTTTTGCAGGTATTAACTTcctaaaaataaattacagatttaataTGAGAAGAACTTGATTTACAAATAGTCATACAGATTTACATCATATAAAGCATGTTTTCAGGAGCACTCACCTCTGCTCGATGCCCAAGTGTGCGTTGATGCTGGCATAGCGAGCTGTGCCTGTGAGGTTTTTGTCTTCTCTGTAGGGTATGTGCTGTCGTGTCCTGTTGTCTCTGTATTTCTTGGCCAGACCAAAATCGATGAGGAACAACTATATAAACAAAGCACAAACActgatgtttcatttttaaaactcaCTGCAAAcaagaaaaaatttaaatcattttCTTCCAACTTCTTTCTGTGTGCTGGCTGACCTTTTACCTGGAGCTcagaataaaaacatgaaatccAGGGAGTGTAATCAATGAAGCAATAAGGTCAGAGTCTACAACGCAAATGAAGCTTACTGGCAAATGAAACGCCCTTTATCCAACCAGCCATATAATAAGAGTCAGCTCTAAGAGGCGTTCattgactgaaatattattttcattagtGGAAAGCCAGTCAGATCCTGTGTCCCACACACACCTAGAGGCCACAGTCCTATCGAGAGCACCTCACACAACCAGTTTTTCACTGAGGCAGCAGccatattgtaaagcatccacTCAGCCATGCCATCACTGTTTGCTTGGCTCAACCAGGGATTTGAAACACATTTCCTCTAGTCAGGGGAATTAGTTATACCAACCATACAATTCCAATTAGAACTTGCTACTGGAGGTCATCAGCATAAAAAAGTTAATAGAAAtgcacatacatttagttaaactTTGGcgaaaattgtaaatccaatacCCCCTGACAGTGAAACTGAAGCAATGCACACATAATAAGCTCCTTTAACCAACGGGAAACTATTAAGATTCAAAACTCTATGTGAAAATAAAGAGGAAGAATTCAATAAGAAGTGATTTTCCGGCAAAActgatttaaacattttcaaattaTGTAAGAGCCGTTCTCCTCGGAAATAGCCCAAGGTACAAGTACTTGGCCATCAACtgtgaaaacccacgcaaacattgAATATTATACTATTTTAACTGACTGTCAGTGCTTTGAAGAGGATTGCAAATTGATGTGATGCCCAAAGACAAACTCTGAATTTAAGAGCTGATTATAAAACATCATACCTGGTTTTAGctgaatattttaataaagagGAGCACATATCTCAGGACAACATCATGTGCATCAATTTAAAAGGTCAGCCCCATCAATACCAGGCCACGATTTTTATGTGGCAAATTGTGCAATTGGTTGCAGGCATTCTAACAGCATTATTCCAATGTTAAAAGGCTGGTTCAGGAAAAACTGTGCTATTAAGCGCTGCAGACGAACTGAAAAGAAGTATTCTGCAACAAGATCACAACAAGAACAAGCACCCAATGCAGTGAAACAAGGCCAATCTAATTACTCCATCATAAACTGCTTGATTTTAAAAATCAGAATAGGAGCACGGGGtattttcaaactacttaaactCTACAAAACTAAGCAAGTGTTAGACAGAGAATAATTTGAGAATTGACTGAGAACTTCATGTTTCATCCTGAAGCAACAAGTCCTTCACCCCTCATGTACAGAGATCCCTTCAATCTGGATTAGGAGTTAATCTCAAGTTCTGTTTAGCATGTGTGTCTGGTTTAATGCCAACAATCGCAAATGGTCATTGTTGAAAAATCACATTCAAATGGGAAAAGGaactccaaaaagaaaaaaaaaatgaataaaaaaataaaataaaaattttgggcGATTAGGAGGTGGTTGAGGTTTCAGACCTGGTTTAATCCTGAGAAAGATGGGTCCTGAGAAGAACTAACAGCCAAGCTTCTTTTCCTCTTCCCCACTGGAGATTCTAAACACTGAACAGACAATAGAGGGTGCAGTGCATCAAACAGTATTGCTGACAACCGCACACGGCCAGCGCAGACAGGCAACACCAAGGCTCAGAAAAAGAACGCGAGGAGGAGCAGAGGGAGGGGAAGTGAAAGCCTAAGGCAATCCTTCATCCACCAGCAAGCGTCCTAGCTCAAACTAAGAGGAGGCTCTGCTAATGGCAGACGTCTTCCCATAAGCCCAGGTACAGACACTAGCTTAaagttgttgtgttgttgttgtttttttttttttttcagagcatACATTACAGGGCCCGCTTGCCTCTTCGGTTCTCGAGCCACTGAGGCAAACTGTACATGGCACCTCTGGCCGCCCAACCCAGTGTTTTTTACcttaaataaaccaataattccCAAGCCTGATTCTCTTTTTTGACTTTGCCAAGGCTTTATCAAAAACAATAGGAAGCATTTAACACTAGCTGTGCCATATGTTAATTAACAGCCAAGACAGCTTTAGCATGAGGCCAACAAGACAAATGGCACAACTAGGGTTAAAAAAAGCAAACTCTAAAGGCCATTCACTACAATGGGCACTTGTTTTAAAAATAGGCATGAGAAGCTTTGAGAACAAATGCAACCAACCAAAACTTAGCCCCACCCCATTAAACTCCTGTGAAAGATAAATATTGAATTTCATGTTTGACAGATCATTAGACCACCTACAGTAAGGAAGAGGCTAGAATACTTTGGCATGTGAAGAGGCCAAATCAGGTAGGTTGAAGCTctgaagaaaaaagaagaaaaaataaaagcgTGCAGTTTAGGAGATGCATGACTTAACCTGCatgttattgcaaaaaaaaaaacagttttagttTAGTTACAGAAGACAAGATGGGACAGCTACGGTGGAGGTGACATTGGAAATTTCAAAGGAGCAGCCCAGGGTAAAGCAACAAAACAAGCCATTAGTTTACAATGGTGCCGAGCTGAGTACGGTTATCCACAATGTGACCGGAGAGTGGGGGAACTGTGTGAGGAAACGATCTATATATTTGAATTGGAGCATTCTAGTCAATCTGGGAAAATATCACTGCTTGAAACCAATTCACTCTTAAACACTTCCATTTTTAGACTTGTCTAGTGTGGAACTGATGTCACCAGCTGGTCTGCACCATTCTTGGTCAAGACGTCTCCACATGCTTTACTATTTCTCCAAGTTGAGAATGTTACTCTTACAAAATTGTTTTACTGGGGCCAGGATCAAGAGTGGTAATGATCGCATGATAGATGTAAGCAGAGAGCAGTGGATAATGCGAGCGTTGATAGGTCT is from Danio rerio strain Tuebingen ecotype United States chromosome 14, GRCz12tu, whole genome shotgun sequence and encodes:
- the csnk1a1 gene encoding casein kinase I isoform X2, translating into MASSSGSKAEFIVGGKYKLVRKIGSGSFGDIYLAINITNGEEVAVKLESQKARHPQLLYESKLYKILQGGVGIPHIRWYGQEKDYNVLVMDLLGPSLEDLFNFCSRRFTMKTVLMLADQMISRIEYVHTKNFIHRDIKPDNFLMGIGRHCNKCLESPVGKRKRSLAVSSSQDPSFSGLNQLFLIDFGLAKKYRDNRTRQHIPYREDKNLTGTARYASINAHLGIEQSRRDDMESLGYVLMYFNRTSLPWQGLKAATKKQKYEKISEKKMSTPVEVLCKGFPAEFAMYLNYCRGLRFEEAPDYMYLRQLFRILFRTLNHQYDYTFDWTMLKQKAAQQAASSGGQGQQAQTPTGKQTDKPKSNMKG
- the csnk1a1 gene encoding casein kinase I isoform X1; its protein translation is MASSSGSKAEFIVGGKYKLVRKIGSGSFGDIYLAINITNGEEVAVKLESQKARHPQLLYESKLYKILQGGVGIPHIRWYGQEKDYNVLVMDLLGPSLEDLFNFCSRRFTMKTVLMLADQMISRIEYVHTKNFIHRDIKPDNFLMGIGRHCNKCLESPVGKRKRSLAVSSSQDPSFSGLNQLFLIDFGLAKKYRDNRTRQHIPYREDKNLTGTARYASINAHLGIEQSRRDDMESLGYVLMYFNRTSLPWQGLKAATKKQKYEKISEKKMSTPVEVLCKGFPAEFAMYLNYCRGLRFEEAPDYMYLRQLFRILFRTLNHQYDYTFDWTMLKQKAAQQAASSGGQGQQAQTPTGKQTDKPKSNMKGF
- the csnk1a1 gene encoding casein kinase I isoform X3 is translated as MASSSGSKAEFIVGGKYKLVRKIGSGSFGDIYLAINITNGEEVAVKLESQKARHPQLLYESKLYKILQGGVGIPHIRWYGQEKDYNVLVMDLLGPSLEDLFNFCSRRFTMKTVLMLADQMISRIEYVHTKNFIHRDIKPDNFLMGIGRHCNKCLESPVGKRKRSLAVSSSQDPSFSGLNQLFLIDFGLAKKYRDNRTRQHIPYREDKNLTGTARYASINAHLGIEQSRRDDMESLGYVLMYFNRTSLPWQGLKAATKKQKYEKISEKKMSTPVEVLCKGFPAEFAMYLNYCRGLRFEEAPDYMYLRQLFRILFRTLNHQYDYTFDWTMLKQKAAQQAASSGGQGQQAQTPTGF
- the csnk1a1 gene encoding casein kinase I, with amino-acid sequence MASSSGSKAEFIVGGKYKLVRKIGSGSFGDIYLAINITNGEEVAVKLESQKARHPQLLYESKLYKILQGGVGIPHIRWYGQEKDYNVLVMDLLGPSLEDLFNFCSRRFTMKTVLMLADQMISRIEYVHTKNFIHRDIKPDNFLMGIGRHCNKLFLIDFGLAKKYRDNRTRQHIPYREDKNLTGTARYASINAHLGIEQSRRDDMESLGYVLMYFNRTSLPWQGLKAATKKQKYEKISEKKMSTPVEVLCKGFPAEFAMYLNYCRGLRFEEAPDYMYLRQLFRILFRTLNHQYDYTFDWTMLKQKAAQQAASSGGQGQQAQTPTGF